The segment GAGTCGACGTTGACGCAGTCAGCGCGGTGAACCGATACGCCACTGCCACGGGTGACGAAGCCGATGATCGGGTCGCCGGGCACCGGGGTACAGCAGCGGGCCAGCTTCACCCACACGTCCTCGACGCCCTTGACGACCACGCCCGGGTCGGCGTTGCCGCGCCGCTTGGTACGGGCGCGGGAGGGCGGGACGCTCTCCTCGATGTCCTCGTTGGCTGCGTCCTCGCCGCCGAGGGCCTGCACCAGCTTCTGCACGACGCCCTGCGCGGCCACGTGGCCCTCGCCGATCGCCGCGTAGAGCGAGGAGATGTCGGGGTAGCGCATCTCGTGCGCGAGGGTGACGAGCGAGTCGCCGGTGAGGATCCGCTGGATCGGCAGGTTCTGCTTGCGCATGGCCCGCGCGATGGCGTCCTTGCCGTGCTCGATGGCCTCGTCGCGGCGCTCCTTGGAGAACCAGGCGCGGATCTTGTTGCGGGCCCGCGGGGACTTGACGAAGCCCAGCCAGTCCCGGGAGGGGCCGGCGCCCTCGGCCTTGGAGGTGAATACCTCGACCAGGTCGCCGTTGTCCAGGGTGGATTCGAGCGGGACGAGCCGCCCGTTGACCCGGGCCCCTATGGTGCGGTGGCCGACCTCGGTGTGGACGGCGTACGCGAAGTCCACGGAGGTCGCCCCGGCGGGCAGCGCGATGACGTCGCCCTTGGGGGTGAAGACGAAGACCTCGTTGCGGGAGAGGTCGAAGCGCAGCGAGTCGAGGAACTCGCCCGGGTCCTCGGTCTCCTTCTGCCAGTCCAGCAGCTGGCGCAGCCAGGCCATGTCGTTGACGGTGTCCTGGCCGGCGCTGCCCTTGGCGGCCTGCGGGACGTCCGTGCGGATCTTGGAGGCTCCGGCGACGGTCTGCTGCTTGTACTTCCAGTGCGCGGCGATGCCGTACTCGGCGCGGCGGTGCATGTCGAAGGTGCGGATCTGGAGTTCGACCGGCTTGCCGTTGGGTCCGATGACCGTCGTGTGGAGCGACTGGTACATGTTGAACTTGGGCATCGCGATGTAGTCCTTGAACCGGCCGGGGACCGGGTTCCAGCGCGCGTGCACGGTACCGAGGGCCGCGTAGCAGTCCCGGACGGTGTCCACGAGGACGCGGATGCCCACCAGGTCGTAGATCTCCGCGAAGTCACGGCCGCGGACGATCATCTTCTGGTAGACGCTGTAGTAGTGCTTGGGTCTGCCGGTGACGGTGGCCTTGATCCGGGCCGCGCGCAGGTCGACCATGACCTCGTCGGTGACGAGGGCCAGGTACTCGTCGCGCTTGGGGGCCCGCTCGGCGACGAGCCGCACGATCTCGTCGTACATCTTGGGGTAGAGGATCGCGAAGGCGAGGTCCTCCAGCTCCCACTTGATCGTGTTCATGCCGAGGCGGTGGGCCAGCGGCGCGTAGATCTCGAGGGTCTCGCGGGCCTTCTTCTCCTGCTTCTCCCGCTTCAGGTAGCGCATCGTGCGCATGTTGTGCAGGCGGTCGGCGAGCTTGATGACGAGGACCCGGGGGTCCTTGGCCATGGCGACGACCATCTTGCGCACGGTCTCGGCCTGGGCGGCCTCCCCGAACTTGACCCGGTCGAGCTTGGTCACCCCGTCGACGAGGAGGGCCACGGCGTCGCCGAAGTCCCGGCGCAGCTGCTCCAGCCCGTACTCGGTGTCCTCGACCGTGTCGTGCAGCAGCCCGGCCATCAGGGTGGCGGGGTCCATGCCCAGCTCGGCGAGGATCGTGGTCACCGCGAGCGGGTGGGTGATGTACGGGTCGCCGCTCTTGCGCTTCTGGCCGCGGTGCCAGCGCTCGGCGACCTGGTAGGCCTGCTCGATCTGGCGCAGCGTCGCCGACTCGATCTTCGGGTCGTTGCTGCGGACTATACGGAGCAGGGGTTCCAGTACCGGGTTGTACGGGTTGGAACGCTGCACGCCGAGGCGGGCCAGCCGGGCGCGCACCCGGTTGGAGGACCCGGCCGGCTTGGCCGGGAGGGGCCTGACCGGCGGGGCCGGCGGGGGCGTGGCTGCGGCCGCCGCGGCGGGGTCGGCCTTGGGGTCGGGCTGCGCGGCGGGGAGTGGCTGGACCTCGTCTGGCAAGAGCGCTCCTCTGGGGGTCCCCCGGGACAGGCTCCGGGGGAGGATCCGGAGCCCCGGTCAGGTCCGGATAACCCATGGTAGCGAGGGTTCCGCCGGCCCGTTCTCCCCGGCCGCTCCGCGATATGCCGCCCCGCCACCGTTCGAGGCCCGCCCCAGCCGGCCGCTGCCGCTCGAGGCCGCACTCGGCCGCCGTGCGGCGCCGCACGCGAAAGCGGCGGGCGCCCGGGGATCCGGGCGCCCGCCGCTTCGGCGCAGCAAGGTCAGACCACGATCAGCGCGTCCAGCGGAGCCCCCGCGAGGGCCCCGGCCAGCTTCGCGCGCCCGGGGAGGAACGACAGCTCCATCAGGACCGCCACACCGGCGACCTCGGCCCCGGCCCGCCGGATCAGCGCCAGCGAGGCCTCGGCGGTGCCACCGGTGGCGAGGACGTCGTCGATGACCATGACCCGGTCACCGGCCGCCAGGTCCTCCGCGTGGACCTCGATCTCCGCCGTGCCGTACTCCAGCTCGTACGCCTGCGCGAGCGTGGCCCCCGGCAGCTTGCCGGCCTTGCGCACGGGGACGAAGCCGATGCCCGCCTTCACGGCGACCGGGGCGGCGAGGATGAACCCGCGCGCCTCCAGCCCGACGATCTTCGTCGCGCCGTACCGGCCGGCCAGCTCCACCAGGGTGTCGGTCAGCGCGCCGAACGCCTTCGGGTCGGCGAGCAGCGGGGTGATGTCCTTGAACACCACACCCGGCTTCGGGTAGTCCGGGACGTCCGTGATCCGGCTGAGCAGCAGCTCGCGGACCTCGGGGGTGCAGCTGGGGGAGGTCACCGGCGCCGCCTCCCCTGGCCGCCCTGGGACACGACCTGCGGCTCGCCGCCGTCGGTGTCGGCGTCGGCGTCCTCGCCCTTGGCGGCCGCGGCCGCCCGCTTGGCGAGCACCCGCTTGGTCAGCGCCTTCATCGCCGGCTCGCGCTCCTTCAGGTCCACGACCAGCGGGGTGGCGATGAAGATCGAGGAGTACGCACCGGCCGCGAGGCCGACGAACAGCGACAGCGAGATGTCGTTGAGCATGCCCGCACCGAGGAAGCCGCCGCCGATGAACAGCAGGGCCGCGACCGGGAGCAGCGCCACGACGGTGGTGTTGATCGAGCGGACCAGCGTGCCGTTGATGCTGCGGTTGGCGACGTCGCTGAAGGTGTAGCGGGTCTGCTTGGTGATGTCCTTCGCGCCCTCCTTGAGACCGTCGAAGACGACGACGGTGTCGTAGAGGGAGTAACCGAGGATGGTCAGCAGACCGATCACGGTGCCCGGGGTGACCTCGAAGCCGACGAGCGCGTACACGCCGACGGTGATGGTGAGGTCGTGGACCAGCGCGATCAGCGCGGCGACGGCCATCCGCCACTCGAAGGCGATGGCGAGGTAGACCACCACGAGGACCATGAAGATCGCCAGGCCGGTCCAGGCCTTGTTCGCGATCTGCTCGCCCCAGCTCGGGCCGACCAGGTCCGCGTTGATCTGGGCCGCGTCGACCTTGAGGTCGGCGCCCAGCTGCTGCTTCACGGAGGCGGCGGATTTCGTGTCCAGACCGGAGATCTGGATGCGCAGCCCGCCGGTGCCGAGTTCCTGGACGATCGAGTGCTGGCCGGAGGCCTTGTCGGCGGCCTCGGTCGCCCGCGCCACGGACACGCTCGTCTTCGGGGTGGTGAAGACGGCACCGCCCTTGAACTCGATGCCCATGTTGAGGCCCTGGACGGCCAGGGCCACGGCGGCCGTGATGGTGATCAGGATGGAGACGCCGTACCAGACGAAGCGCTTGCCGACGAAGTCGTAGCCGACCTCACCGCGGTACAGCTTGGCGCCGAGATCTCCCAGCTTCGACATCTCACGCCTCCTTTGCGTCGACGGGGGCGGGGACGGGGCCGGTGCGGCGGGACCGGCGCAGCGGCGGCTTGGCGCCGAGCCGCTTCGGGTCCAGCCCGGACCACGGGTGACCGCTGGAGAAGAACTTCGTCCGCGCCAGCAGGGTCATGACGGGCTTGGTGAACAGGAACACCACGACCACGTCGAGCAGGGTGGTCAGACCCAGCGTGAAGGCGAAGCCCTGGACCTTGCCGACGGTGACGATGAAGAGCACCGCGGCGGCGAGGAACGACACGAAGTCGGAGACCAGGATCGTGCGCCGGGCGCGCGGCCAGGCGCGCTCGACGGCCGGACGCAGGGTGCGGCCCTCGCGGATCTCGTCACGGATGCGCTCGAAGTACACGATGAACGAGTCGGCCGTGATGCCGATGGCGACGATGGCGCCGCAGACGGCGGGCAGGTTCAGGGCGAAGCCGATGCCCTTGCCCAGCAGCGACATGATCGTGTACGTGAGGACCGCGGACACCATGAGGCTGACGATCGCGATGAAGGCCAGACCGCGGTAGTAGACCAGCAGGTAGATCACGACGAGGACCAGGCCGATGGCGCCGGCGATCAGGCCGGCCTTCAGCTGCTCCCCGCCGAGCGCGGCGGTGACGGTGGTGACGCTGTCCTCCTGGAAGGACAGCGGCAGGGCGCCGTAGGAGAGCATGTTGCCCAGGTCCTGCGCGGACTGCTGGGTGAAGCCGCCGGAGATCTCGGCGTTGCCGCCGGTCAGCGCCTGGCTGACGGACGGGTCGGAGATGACCTTGCCGTCAAGGACGATCGCGAACTGGTTCTGCGGGGCCTGCTTGGTGGCCAGCTCACCGGTGATCTTGGCGAACTTGTCGGCGCCCTTGTCGGTGAACTGCATCTGCACGATCCACTGACCGCGCTGCTGGTCGATGACGCCCTTGGCGTCCTTCACGTCCGTGCCGGCGACCTGGGCCGGACCGAGGATCCACTTGCCCCACGCGCTGCCGCGCTGGCCGCAGGCGACCGTCGGCTCTTCGGGCTTGGCGCCCTTGCCGGCGGCGGCGCGCTGGTCCTCCTTGGTGCAGTCCAGCGCGGCGAACTTCGCCTGCAGGTCGGCCACGGCGGGGTCGACCGGCGGGGTCGGGACGGGGGCCGGGGCCGAGGCGGAGGGCGTGGCCTTGCTGTCGTCTGCCTTCTTCGACTCGCTCGCCGAGGGCGAGGGAGTGGGGGTGCCCGGGGCCTTGAGGGCCTCGCTGAGCACACGGCCCTGGGAAGTGGCGCTGGACGACGGGGTGGCCGGAGCGGAGGGCTTGGAGCTTCCCTCGGCCTTCGGAGCACCGGACCCGCCCGCGGAGGGGCTCGGGGACGCGCTCGGCTTGGTCTCGGGGGCGGCGGGGGCGCCGTCCGCGAAGGCGAGCACGGGGCGGAAGTACAGCTGGGCGGTGGTACCGACCTGCTCGCGGGCCTGCTGCTCGTTCACCCCCTTGGGGATGTTCACGATGATGTGGTCGCGGCCCTGGGTCTGGACCTCGGCCTCCGTGACGCCGAGACCGTTGACACGGCGGTCGATGATGCCGACGGCCGTGTTCATGTTGGTCTCGTTGACCGCGTCCGGCTTGCCGGGCTCGCTCTTCGCCTTGAGCGTGATGCTCGTACCGCCCGCGAGGTCGATGCCCAGACGGGGGGTGGTCTGATGAGAGAGGAACATCCCCGCGGTGAGCGCCACCATCGCGATCAGGATGAAGGCCAGGGCGCGCCCCGGCCTCCCCTGAGCCCCCGTGGGCCGCCGGCCCTTCTTCGGTGCTGCCACCTTGTCGTATCTCCCTGTCCAACCGTCGCGCGCCGGGTCAGCGCGCGGACGGCCACGAAATGTGTGGTGGGGACCCCTGCCCCCCGCAGAAGTTCACTGCGGGAACCGCGGCGGATGCCGGTCGGGCACCACCGCGGTCCCTGCCCGGCGCTACTTGGCGCCGGGCTCGCCGTCGGTCTTGCCGTCCTTCGGCTCGTCGTCGCCCTTGGGCTCGTCCTTCTTGCCGAGGTCGAGCTTGGGGGCGTCGCCCCCGGTCAGCGAGGAGGCGTCGTCGGGGACGACCGGAGTGTCCTCCGGGGTCTCGGTGATGCCGTGGACGATGCGGTTGTACTCCTCGTCCTCCAGCACGGCGCCGATCGCGTTCTTGGCGTAGATCGCGTGGACGCCGGGGGCCACCTCGAGGGTGACGGTGTCGTCACCGATCTCCTTGACCGTGGCGTACATGCCGCCGATGGTGCGGACGCCGGTACCGGGCGCCATGTGGTCACGCATCTGCGCGGCCTGCTGCTGCTTCTTCTTCGCGGAGCGGGTCATCAGGAACATCGCCCCGATGAGCACGATGAACGGGAGGAGTGTCACGAGATTCACGGGACGGAGATCCTTCGCACGACCGCCCGGGAGACGGCCTTTTTCTACGGGGGTGGGCACGCCGACCCGAAGGGTCGGCATCGGCGGAGTCTAGGCGAGTCAGCGCCGATGGAACAACGCCCAGCATGGCACCGCAGTTCCTGACCGGTCGAACCTCCGCGCCGTCAGACCCCGAACAGGCCCTGTTGTCCGCTTGATCCGCCGCCCGGGTGCTGTGGGGGAACAAGTCCCAGGTGAGCCCATGCGGCGGGGGTCGCGACCCGGCCCCGCGGCGTACGGGCCAGCAGGCCCTCGCGCACCAGGAAGGGCTCGGCGACCTCCTCGACGGTCTCGCGCTCCTCCCCCACGGCGACGGCGAGGGTGGACAGCCCGACGGGGCCGCCGCCGAACAGCTTGAGCAGGGCCTCCAGCACGGCCCGGTCCAGCCGGTCGAGGCCGCGCGCGTCGACCTCGTACACCTGGAGGGCGGTG is part of the Streptomyces katrae genome and harbors:
- a CDS encoding RelA/SpoT family protein, producing the protein MPDEVQPLPAAQPDPKADPAAAAAATPPPAPPVRPLPAKPAGSSNRVRARLARLGVQRSNPYNPVLEPLLRIVRSNDPKIESATLRQIEQAYQVAERWHRGQKRKSGDPYITHPLAVTTILAELGMDPATLMAGLLHDTVEDTEYGLEQLRRDFGDAVALLVDGVTKLDRVKFGEAAQAETVRKMVVAMAKDPRVLVIKLADRLHNMRTMRYLKREKQEKKARETLEIYAPLAHRLGMNTIKWELEDLAFAILYPKMYDEIVRLVAERAPKRDEYLALVTDEVMVDLRAARIKATVTGRPKHYYSVYQKMIVRGRDFAEIYDLVGIRVLVDTVRDCYAALGTVHARWNPVPGRFKDYIAMPKFNMYQSLHTTVIGPNGKPVELQIRTFDMHRRAEYGIAAHWKYKQQTVAGASKIRTDVPQAAKGSAGQDTVNDMAWLRQLLDWQKETEDPGEFLDSLRFDLSRNEVFVFTPKGDVIALPAGATSVDFAYAVHTEVGHRTIGARVNGRLVPLESTLDNGDLVEVFTSKAEGAGPSRDWLGFVKSPRARNKIRAWFSKERRDEAIEHGKDAIARAMRKQNLPIQRILTGDSLVTLAHEMRYPDISSLYAAIGEGHVAAQGVVQKLVQALGGEDAANEDIEESVPPSRARTKRRGNADPGVVVKGVEDVWVKLARCCTPVPGDPIIGFVTRGSGVSVHRADCVNVDSLSQQPERMLEVEWAPTQSSVFLVAIQVEALDRSRLLSDVTRVLSDQHVNILSAAVQTSRDRVATSRFTFEMGDPKHLGHVLKAVRGVEGVYDVYRVTSARRP
- a CDS encoding adenine phosphoribosyltransferase, translated to MTSPSCTPEVRELLLSRITDVPDYPKPGVVFKDITPLLADPKAFGALTDTLVELAGRYGATKIVGLEARGFILAAPVAVKAGIGFVPVRKAGKLPGATLAQAYELEYGTAEIEVHAEDLAAGDRVMVIDDVLATGGTAEASLALIRRAGAEVAGVAVLMELSFLPGRAKLAGALAGAPLDALIVV
- the secF gene encoding protein translocase subunit SecF codes for the protein MSKLGDLGAKLYRGEVGYDFVGKRFVWYGVSILITITAAVALAVQGLNMGIEFKGGAVFTTPKTSVSVARATEAADKASGQHSIVQELGTGGLRIQISGLDTKSAASVKQQLGADLKVDAAQINADLVGPSWGEQIANKAWTGLAIFMVLVVVYLAIAFEWRMAVAALIALVHDLTITVGVYALVGFEVTPGTVIGLLTILGYSLYDTVVVFDGLKEGAKDITKQTRYTFSDVANRSINGTLVRSINTTVVALLPVAALLFIGGGFLGAGMLNDISLSLFVGLAAGAYSSIFIATPLVVDLKEREPAMKALTKRVLAKRAAAAAKGEDADADTDGGEPQVVSQGGQGRRRR
- the secD gene encoding protein translocase subunit SecD; its protein translation is MAAPKKGRRPTGAQGRPGRALAFILIAMVALTAGMFLSHQTTPRLGIDLAGGTSITLKAKSEPGKPDAVNETNMNTAVGIIDRRVNGLGVTEAEVQTQGRDHIIVNIPKGVNEQQAREQVGTTAQLYFRPVLAFADGAPAAPETKPSASPSPSAGGSGAPKAEGSSKPSAPATPSSSATSQGRVLSEALKAPGTPTPSPSASESKKADDSKATPSASAPAPVPTPPVDPAVADLQAKFAALDCTKEDQRAAAGKGAKPEEPTVACGQRGSAWGKWILGPAQVAGTDVKDAKGVIDQQRGQWIVQMQFTDKGADKFAKITGELATKQAPQNQFAIVLDGKVISDPSVSQALTGGNAEISGGFTQQSAQDLGNMLSYGALPLSFQEDSVTTVTAALGGEQLKAGLIAGAIGLVLVVIYLLVYYRGLAFIAIVSLMVSAVLTYTIMSLLGKGIGFALNLPAVCGAIVAIGITADSFIVYFERIRDEIREGRTLRPAVERAWPRARRTILVSDFVSFLAAAVLFIVTVGKVQGFAFTLGLTTLLDVVVVFLFTKPVMTLLARTKFFSSGHPWSGLDPKRLGAKPPLRRSRRTGPVPAPVDAKEA
- the yajC gene encoding preprotein translocase subunit YajC; this encodes MNLVTLLPFIVLIGAMFLMTRSAKKKQQQAAQMRDHMAPGTGVRTIGGMYATVKEIGDDTVTLEVAPGVHAIYAKNAIGAVLEDEEYNRIVHGITETPEDTPVVPDDASSLTGGDAPKLDLGKKDEPKGDDEPKDGKTDGEPGAK